GCCTGGCAAAATCGCTCCCGGAACAGTACCGACGCCATATTGAATGGCCACTGCAGTACTGTGGGGAATTGGAGAGCCAAGATTCGCGCTATCTGCTGAGTCCGTGATGCGCCGTGTTCAACCGCAGCGTCAATGCTGCGCCTCGGGAAGCCGCCATATCCAGCTAGACGGGGCTCTTCCTATCGAACCAGTTGGTCGATAGGTCTAGTTGCGAAGGACAAGGGACTTGACTATGTGATATGCCTGATCCTGGTGTTCATGGGCACGCCTGCCTACTTCCTCAGCAAGCTGTCATGGGGGCAACACACGTGTCGACTGTAGTCCTTTACCAAGAAGCAGCTATAGCAGCCGCAAATACTGCCGATAAGTCTGGGGAGTTTGCGCTTCCTGATTCGCAAAGCTTGCGAAGTCTGGCCAcggaagaaagggaaaactCGGAGTGGTGGGGCTTTGCTGGGTGGTCCCTCAGTAACGCGTGGTCGCAAAGATTTGACGCGTCAAGATGGCGCAACTTTGATGACCAAGCAGTTTCAGTGTAACAATTAAAAGATATGTCTAGTTATATACTAGTTCATAGCTCTGGTTGATTATAGTGTGTTTTCCTCGTGTTGGCGCTGTTGGTACTAAATTTATGTTGGTCATTGGTCGTTGGACTACCGCAGACATGACTGCTACGTGCGCCGGGCGCATGATAAGATGCAGCTTCTAGGAAATTAAAGCAAAGCGAGAGGTAGCCATTATGCGTACAAAACTCGAGTATTACCGATTACAACACGTAGCAAAATAAAATAGAAGCTCCAAAGTCCTCCAATACACCCTTTGCATGGAGCAGCGGCTCCAGGGTTTAAAACAATCACATACAAAGCCTTACCCTAAAGGCCGCACATCACCCACGTGTTTGTGCTAGAATTGCGCGATTAGGCAAGCATCACAGAATATAAGAGGTTAATTGAAACATAGTAAACAGGGGAAGCACTGATTTATATTGAAACAGCCCCCCGGTGCCTGTTCTAATGCTCCTTAAGCACCTCCAACAGTGGCGCCATCATTATAATCTTGTTTAGTGCTGCCGGTTTCAACAATCAATCATCACGTGATTGAAACAGGATTTTCATCCTacctggtctggtggtctAGTGGTATGATTCTCGCTTAGGGATAACCCTGATGCATAGCTTGCGAGAGGTCCCGGGTTCAATCCCCGGCCAGACCCATTCTTTTTGAACTTTCTCGTTCTGGTCAAATGCTATGCGAACTGGAAAGATGGATATTTTTTGCTGTGGAAGCGACGGTGAAGAATGCCCCGGGCACTAAGCCTGGATTGCTTTACAGACTTATAACCTATAAGtgtatatttttttttattttttttaccaTGGTATACAGCTATTTGAAGCTTGGCCTATCAGTCTGAGTTCCTGCCTGTGCCACGAGAGTtttgtgtgacaagggctaaaaTCTTGCAGCAACGtaactcaattcatctatCAACAGCCTTCggtattaaaggtccttgattTTCTTCAAGACCTAGTTGACCCCAAATGGCTCCTATCTATTGTCGGTAAAGTCGTTCGTTGCAAATTGGCTGCCCCGCTCCACCGCCGTAGCCGTTTTACACGCATGATGAGTCTTGGTCCTCGTTTTCGTAACGACTCCGTCTCTCCTAAGCTTGTGTCTACACGAACAAAAGACGCTAATATGCTAAAGGATGCGTTCGTTGTCTAACCTTTGGTGTCTTCTGCGATCATGGCAAAACTATTTTATTCTGAAGCTGTATAACCTTGTATTTCGCAATAACGATCGACGTGCGGAAACCCCATTTGCGAGCTTGGCAGAGCTGGAAAGATTACCAGCTGCAGCGTTCCCTGGCTCGACGGCGATATTATTCCGGCCCCGACGAGGCATCATACTAAAAGCTGCCGTTCAGATTGGTGAAGATCAAGTCATTGCCAAGCGACAGAATGTTGACAGTTACTTCAGCATTGAGGAGCAAGTTCTTCGAAGGCTTGGCCCGCATCCGAGGATCATTAGGTACAGTGAAAGCTCGTTGTACTCTTACTGTCAAACCCATGCATACTTTCTTACACGATTGAAGATTCTTAGGTCCCCATCCTAGTGGTCTCCTCTTGGTTGAAGCAAGCCATGGGAATCTCCAGTGCTATCTACATGAACACAATGCTTCGATTCCATCCTGTCTCCGTCAGAAATGGTTCATCCAGGCCGTCAAATCTATCGCTTTTATCCACAGCCGAGGAGTTATACACAGTGACTTGCGACCCGAGAACTTCCTCGTTCACGGTACTGCTCCGATTTCGTTTGACTTATGGCTTTGTGACTTCGGCGGTTCCACATGCGAAGAGCTTGCGCTCTCCGCCAAGAAACTTCCAGACTCTGGGTTTTTTAATCCGAAGCTACCGTGGGAACCAACCTTTACGGTTGATATATTCAGCCTCGGATCCGTCCTGTATGCCATCGTCAAAGGACACTGGCCGTTCCGCACAGGTACAGGACCTTTTACCTCCATAGAGGAAATGGACGAGTGCGAAGCGAGTGTGGACGCTTGCTTTGCAAGCGGAAAATTCCCCAGCGTTGAGGGACTGTTTGGAGGGGATATAATACTGGGCTGTTGGGATGGAACGTTCTCGAAGGCTTCAGAAATCATGGCCGCCGTTAACAAACTGGAGTTTTAACTGGCGGGACGCGACAATCAAATATTGTTGTAAAACTATTTAATAGAGCTAATGACACTAATGCCATTAATCAAGCGTCCTAATGAGGAGATGTACGTGCTCCTGTCTACGTCTGCGCTCATTGTAAACTTGAACTAAAAGGCGTGGATCATGCCATCGTTTTGGTCGAAATATTCCCTGGCATCATGGCGGAAGCAAAGTTCGACCAAGAATGGCAGCCTGTCTTGTGAGGACTGACCTGTTGCCATTTCTGAAGCTGCCACTGGATGGCATCGACTTTCTATTGCTGTATCAAACACGACGAGTTTCGCTACTGTAGATGTACCCAAGGGCAAAGTGTTGATTGAAGTAGGAAAGGCAAAGGACATGAGGATACTGTACATGTCGATTTGTTTCTTTGGCTTGTATTTGGCATGTTCCCGGCCAGGTGGAGTTCTTCACGTTGCAGCTGTAGGTCGTACACTCACGACTTTACAGGGTTGGTCTTGCATATACTTTTAGAATAACAAACCCAAGTATCAATTAAAAGAGCGTCTAGCATCATTCAGCAAATTCTAAAAGCTTTGAAACTTGGTATCGGAACTCTTTCACGCGTGGAACATCCCACAAACTTGGGAAAGATGATATACTTTGAAATAGCATTTCTGCTTCGTAGAATGTTGCACCGTATTTATAGAGAGTCCGACTTGGTCATTGCTATTTTAGATGGTTAAAATAAATCACTTGGCACCAAGTTACATATGTAGGTTTATTCTAATGCGGGAACTAGAATGAAGTAACTCCCCGAGCGCGACAAGAGTGAGAATAtgcaaggccatggacagCATACGCTAGCGCACTGCATTCTAAAAAAACACAAAGGGAGAATTCAATTAGCCTGGTGCTGATGTATTGTAAAACTCGCAATACCATGTCCACACATGAAAGCTAAGCTTCGCAAGTTGGCCTCCAAAAGCGGCATCCCAACCTCCAAAAAATACCGTCGTGTCCGCCCGAACTCGAGGCACATTTGTGGTGAACCTGGACCTTGTCTGTAAAGTTACAACTTTGCCTTTTCACTCACACAGAACTTGAGGGCTTCCCCTTCCACCTTTCCCTGCTTCTTGCACGTACACTCGGCCAGGCTGTAGAAATTAGAGCTGAGCGTTCCCAGCTCAGCCTGGCATTGTGCCGCGAATTCTTCGCACTCCTCTTGCCGGTAGTAGTCAAGGCAAACCTGCACCTTTTCTACACAGTTGAGAAAATTCTCAATCTTCTCACTTGCAGCGAAGCGGGCAGCGCACCGGTTTCCTGCCTTCATACACGCCGGCGAGTTGCCAGAGGCGTCGCACTTCTCCTTTAGAAGCTGTGTGTTGTACTCGGCAGAACCCGGCTGCGGCTTGGGTTTCGGCTTGGCAGCTTCCTCCCTTTGCTGCTGTAGTACCTTTTGAAGTTTATCAAGTATAGCTCTCTACGCATCCTCCTCGACGTGATTGTTGTCGTAGTCTTGACGTGTAAGCAGCTGAGGTGAGGGCTTCTCATGCTCGATATAGATTTGTAGGGCTGAGATCATTGTTCCAgtgcggccatggccgaagCCGCACCAGACGAGGGTACCTGGTCGATGCTTTTTGAACCCTTCATAACCTTTTTGGAAGTCTTCAAGCGTTGGGGTACCAAAATCCACAATAGGTAGTGGCGTGTAGGCGATGCCGACGTTCTGGAGAGCAGTTGTAATGTTCTCATTATTTGCCTCGTGATTAAGACTAATTACGTGCGTTATTTCCTGCTTGAAGAAATTTGATTGAGTCTGCAGTCAGGTTCTGGTCCGAGTCCTTCCAGACATAGTTAGGCGCCGAGGAACGACTAagcccatcgccatcacgGACGTGCTCCGTCACATATTCGAATCGCTGGAACCCGGCATTTGACGCGATTTTTTCTGAGAAAATAAGTTGATGAGCTTAATGAGCAAAATTGAATCGAGACATACCCAACTCATTAGCGGATTCGCCAGCTGGGAGTGACTGAACCGCAACAGCAGCCCCGAGGAGCGTCACGAGCGACTTGAGAAACATGTTTGAAGTCTTGTTGATATCAGTGCCTGGAAGAGAAATTGTTCTCATGAGAAGATTGGTTTATATATATGTCCATGATGAGGTTTCACACATTTAATTTATATTGATTCTTTCAACCCAGATTATTGGCTTATCAAATCATGAGGTATAGAGTCAAATGACAGGCTTGGCGGATATCCGCTCCCGCATAATGTATCCAGATAGTTTTTCCTCAAGACGCGCAATTGTCGCTTGGCGTTGGCATGGACACGGAGGACCCGAATCTGAGTCAATGGAATCATTATTCAACGTTTATGCAGAATCGTTCTACTCTCTGCTTTGACCACGTTATTTGGTACTCGCCAAGCTTGTACCATGTCATACAAAAAGAACGCCTCTCTTTGCGGAGCAATAAAGATGGTGCTGGACACCAAAATAGCCACTTTTCCGACTTGCCCAGTTCAACACCCTGTACGTCAAccagctcgtcctcgttgGACTAGTTGCTATTGAGGCTCGCATTCAGGAAGCCCCTCGACACATTAATGGTTTTCCCGATGCGAAGGTAGCCATAGGTGTCGAATGGTCAGATAGGTTAACGTAGCGGCCCTTTAGGGCGAAACCCTCCGACATGGAGCGTAATAAACTGACCAGTACTGCTGCCAGGGAAACCGAGGCTGCTGGACGGAAAATATACATACGTGGATGACGAGTCAGGCTTCAAAGAAACCCCTGGCACGTTTGGGCGTACGCCTCGCAATCATGGCTGCCTTCCTCTCGACCTGTTGTTCCCGTAGCCTTTATTTCTCGCTTCTATGCCTTGCAGAGCCCCCTATAAAACTTCGAAACTTACTTATGGAGGTCACGCGGCAGTATGGGTCAGTACGAGTCAGCACGGGTTATTATGGCCGTGCTTGTTCGTCCTGTGTCTTGTTACGGGCATCGGAGACAATGACACGACGAACTTCATACAAGGACCATGAAATCCGCTTGGTGGGTTCTGTCAATGCTGCCTCAGCTTATTGACATTTTACTCTCCACACATGTTACGCGTATTGTCGTCGACTACACCCGGTAATATAATGGGGGGATAAAAGTGACGATCCAAAACCCCACATTGTCACGAATCGCGTCAATCTGACATCTGCCTTGATTGTAATTTTCTCTGTCAATATGACCCCTACAGACTCAAGACTTGAATATACTCCTTATAAGCGTACGAGGTTATATGAGGCACTTTGTAGGCAATTCGTGCAACAGTATCGCAAATGATGAGGGCGTTCCTCAGGGGTCTATATCCGGCATTACTCGAGACTAGGTGGAGCTGTGGTTTAGTTTGCCAAGAGGCACGgagctataatataatatgcatgcatgtggctATCAATCAAATTTAGCTAGATAACTCATATCCACACGTTTCAGTGTATCTATATGTAAAATTATAGTAATAAGACAGCCTGAATAAACGCGTcaagtaatattaatacgGGTATGAAAGTAATACAAATAAAGCCGAATCTGCTTCCCACGTGTTACAGTATAAAAATACACGGAGGGGTATAGTAACGAGAACATAGCCGTATTATATAGCTAGGGCCGCTAAGATATAACTACCTCTTGGCATGTTAAATTATTGACAGCTCCGAATAGACGTTTGAGATATCGATCATCACTTTTGTCCAGGCACTGTAGGCAAAAAGGCACGGATAGCAGCGTGTTACCCCTTACACACGTGTTGCAACTCGCCTCGCTATGTGCTCGCTGAAGGGTATTAATATATTGAGGCGAGTTAAAACCAGGTTCAACatagaaggcttggagcaaaagggcttaattcaataataatctcgaaggATCTCTAAGGTCTTGAGTTGCTACGAGGGAAGTAGAGAAAggtgaccgccttatatacataaaaggaacgcctaGGCCTAGGGCTTTTACCTAGGCACGTGTTCTAACTGTGTAACTAATaagtcctgtatcggcgaagcccctttgttgggcttcacgatctgttgggccttttccgtgtaacaagtGCCTATACTGTCAGGACAACCAGGCTCAACTGTCTCCGTGACTTACTACCCTTAGGAATGGCGGAAGCGGGAACTCTAGCCTTTCGATATAACGCCAACATTCTTCATGGGGCGTCAATCGCGGGTGGGCAAGAACAGGCAAAAAATCTGTTAAGCCACTTGATTTCGAGACAAAAGGTCAGCCGGTGCCGAAATATCTGCGGGGTGTTTTGTTAACGCTAATATAGCACTGCTACGTAGGAATACAACGTGCGACCAATGCTTTTCATCGCCCATAGTCTTGGCGGTGTTATTGTAAAGGAAGCACTTGCAAAAAGGAGGGCAAGGATGAAGGAACAAGATTGAGGCCCACCGAACAAGGTCAAACGGCTATAGCATCTATCCATGGCCAGGATAATTAGACTTATATTGCGCAGAATGCTGAAAAGTTCAAGGCCGAACAGGATAATAAGAGattggatgatgacgagggctAGTGGAACTGCTGCGTGTTTCTATAATTTGGGAAAATCTGCTTGACGCCAAGAAGCCACCTGGCTCTAACTTGACTATCATTAGGGTGGCATATAAAAGTCAACAAGGAAGTGTGATATAATTAAGAGTACTAGACTGTCATTGCGAATGCCTCATATAGCAATTTATCATTTTATGGGACGACCACGTTGCTGTCACGGGCATGAGAAGTCAGAGACTGACTGGACAAGGGCTGAAGGCTTAGAGTATCATGACTTGATTCATGTGACAGCCTTCGGTATTAAAggcccttggttttccttaaggcctcgttgaccaaaggggTCTTTAAATATACGAAGTCAGTGAGGGACgttgccctaggtctcgtgaccgtgacattgggccatttccgcgTAACAGTTGCAGCCAAAAGCGGCGTCGACTGCCGCTGAGCGTGGCAGACGAAACCGCGACATTCTggtttattatattatatactagcAAAATACGGTGTATTATTGTATAGTCAATATGATCATGACCAAGCATTGCCTAATGTATTATAGCATGTTGTAAAAGAGCGTAacagccaggtacctgaGGTGGTTCAATACTTTTTGTCCTCAAGTGGCATGATGAATCTCTTCAATGCACGGGAACCGTCGAGGGAACAGCATATAGTGAAGTTGCATCTATGTAGTCAATTGCCATGCTAGGGTCAAGTGTACTTGATGGACAGTCCTCGCACAGTGCAAGGTCCGGTCAATGTGTGCCGGTTGATGGCGCAGCGGCACCCCGGGCGCCATTTTCGTATGCAGCACGGGACGTCTGGCATCCGATGTCCTCCATGTCACATTGAATCGGTCCAGGACCTGTCACACAACCCTCTTTTGTCTCACTGGTCAATAGTTTACAGGCACGGACCTGGTGTCAGCCAAACCACCCAGCCACCACCTCGGAATCCAAGGTCCAAGTTGTCAATTGAGCTGAGCTTACCCCGCATCAATGGCACCGGCACTGTGCAGCCAAACCTCGGCTTGTAAGTCGACATGGACGTTGCTTGAACCGTCTCAACTCTCAATCTGCAATATATAATAAACGTGACGAATAGCACGAATTTCAGCCTCCATCTTGGTATAGACAGACCCGAACCTCCTTTGTTCTAGATATAATTGCATTCCACCATGTTCAAAGCAAGCAGACAGATCGACCTCCCAACCAAGGACATCCTGTCCTACATATTTGACGAACCCGATTACGACCAGGACAAACCAGTATGTGCATGCGGAATTGAATCCATGCAGCCACACTAATCATTTATGATGCAGATCTATGTGGATACAAACGACAGCACCCGTACAATATCATGCAATCAAGCCAGAGTCATCATCCGCCAGCTGATTGCCGGTCTTCGAGCAGCGGGCGTAAAGCCAGGGGACTGCATCGCCATCCACTCATTTAATGATGTGAGCCGCGAAATCCGCTCCGTGAGGGTGTTTCCTCGCGCTGACCGTACAGATTTCTTATTCCATGCTCGTTCTGGCCATTATCGGTGCTGGCGGGATTTTTACCGGCACAAATCCGGCATACACGGCCGGGGAGCTCAGTCACCACATCAAGACATCCCGGTGCAGCTTTCTGATATCTGAGCCAGAGATACTCAATCCTCTCCTTGAAGCCGCCAGGGACAACAAAATCCCTGATGATAACATTTGGATATTCAATCCCCTGGGTCAGCAAGTTCCCGCAGGCAGGCGGCCATGGACGGATCTGCTAAAGCACGGCGAGCAAGACTGGCTTCGATTTGATGACCACGATGTTTCCAAGTCGACGACAGCCGCGAGGCTTTTCAGCAGCGGCACAACCGGGCTTCCAAAAGCCGTGACCATCACACACTATAATTTGATCGCCCAGCATGAACTCGTGGTCAAGGCAGACCAGCGGCCATACGAGGTAGGCTAACCTGGTCCCATCCCCGAATGCCCTCTCGTCACGCCCACCGCCAGGCCGCGTGATGGCCCTACCACGTCCGATAACTGACTTTGCGTCCTTCCCCTGCGAACCAGGTGTCCCGCGTCGtcgccacgcccattttCCACGCCGCAGCCGCCCCGGGAACGCACGTCAGCGCCCTCGCCTCCGGGCACGTCGTCTTCATGATGCGCCGGTTCGAGCTCAAGGCGTTTCTGCACGCCGTAGAGACTTTCCGCGCCACGGAGCTCGGCCTCGTGCCGCcgattgccattgccattgtaACGTCGCCCTACgcaacgacgaggccgttCCTAGCTACCGTCAGGAACGCTCGTTGCGGCGCCGCGCCACTGGACAAGCAGCTCCAAGCCAGGCTGCAGCATCTCCTCAGCAACGGAGCAGCACTGACGCAGGTATGGGGGATGACGGAGACCTCGTGCGTCGCCACCATGTTTCCCTACGGGGAGCACGACGACACCGGCTCCGTGGGGCGCATCATCCCCAACGTCGAGCTAAAGTTCGTCCGGCAGGCATTTTCACCCATTCGCGTCTTTTACACCAGCTGACAATGTATGTACTCTTAGGCTtgttggcgacgacggccgcgAAATACGCGACTACGGGGTCCGCGGCGAAATCTGCGTTCGGGGCCCGACCGTTACCCCGGGCTACTTTGACAACAACACGGCCAACGCGGAAAGCTTCGACTCGGAAGGCTGGTACAAGACGGGCGACATAGGCTACTGCGACGGCGAGACGCGCAAGTGGTACATTGTCGACCGGAAGAAGGAGCTCATCAAGGTGCGCGGCTTTCAAGTGGCGCCGTCTGAGCTCGAGGCCGTCCTCATCTCGCACCCGCAGGTTGTGGACGCTGCTGTTGTCGGTGTCGCTCTCCCCGGGGCCGAGGGCGAGTTCCCACGGGCGTTTGTTGTGCGACGGCCCGGCGGCGAGGGTTTGAGGCTGGACGAGCGGGCGGTCAGGGAGTACATGGAGAGCCGGCTGGCCAGGTACAAGGCTCTGACGGGGGGCGTCAAGTTTGTCGACGCCATTGCGAAGAATGCGAGCGGCAAGATTCTGAAGCGGCTTCTTCGAGAGCAGAGCAAGAATGAACTTGAAGTGTCTGCCAAGATATAGGGGTATCTTGTCTAGCTGACGTGTCGCGTAATGAGGGTTTTGCAGGCCAAGTCTTTTTAAGATGCAAGTATACAGATACTGTGTTTGTTGTGTCTGGTTTCTCTCCCGTAGAAAGGGCATGTAATTGATCTTGGCAATTGATTTGCGGGCTCAACGGCATTGGTAGGCCTCCTATCGGCGCGCCGTGGCTAGGGTCTTGATTTCCCAACTTGGCAGTCTATGGATACGATTCCAGCGAGAGGGTGATTGAATCTTTGATTGTGGCTTGGCCTCGGTATGTGTCACCGGACCCTTGAAGCTTAATCGGCGTCGATCCATGATCCGGCAGCCTCAGTTACAGCTTACCCCGCCCGTAAGCCGAGGTAATAGCAAAGTCTCAACGTATCGCCTTGCCATCCTAGACACCGGGGCGTCGTCGAGAAGAAACATATATACTGCTTTGAATAGTAGACGCGCGgttccatcatcaacttttGATTTATTTTGCATCAAACACTACATTTTTTCGTTGCGGAGATTTCCCCTTCTATATCCTGTTCACAAGTTCACAACATGTCAACCAAACAGTACAATGATATCATTGTGGAAATTACCGGTCAAGTCGGAACCATTAAAGTATCTGCCATGTCACTGAACGTCTGAGAGCTTGTTATTAACCGCCCATAGCTTAATCGACCCCATGCCCTCAACTCATTTGGTGGGAAACTGCTGCAAGAAACAATCGATGCAGTCCGGGACTTGAACGAGCACCCGGATACCGTATTCACGGTTCTCACCGGCCAAGGACGGTACTTTTCCGCTGGTGCCGACATTAGAGGTACGTACGCTTCCCGTTAAGCAAGGGATATCAGAAGACTCAACAAAGGACATGTCCAGGGGGCACGTTGG
The Metarhizium brunneum chromosome 7, complete sequence genome window above contains:
- the cmk-1 gene encoding Calcium/calmodulin-dependent protein kinase type 1, producing the protein MLTVTSALRSKFFEGLARIRGSLGPHPSGLLLVEASHGNLQCYLHEHNASIPSCLRQKWFIQAVKSIAFIHSRGVIHSDLRPENFLVHGTAPISFDLWLCDFGGSTCEELALSAKKLPDSGFFNPKLPWEPTFTVDIFSLGSVLYAIVKGHWPFRTGTGPFTSIEEMDECEASVDACFASGKFPSVEGLFGGDIILGCWDGTFSKASEIMAAVNKLEF
- the azaF_2 gene encoding Acyl-CoA ligase azaF, with protein sequence MFKASRQIDLPTKDILSYIFDEPDYDQDKPIYVDTNDSTRTISCNQARVIIRQLIAGLRAAGVKPGDCIAIHSFNDISYSMLVLAIIGAGGIFTGTNPAYTAGELSHHIKTSRCSFLISEPEILNPLLEAARDNKIPDDNIWIFNPLGQQVPAGRRPWTDLLKHGEQDWLRFDDHDVSKSTTAARLFSSGTTGLPKAVTITHYNLIAQHELVVKADQRPYEVSRVVATPIFHAAAAPGTHVSALASGHVVFMMRRFELKAFLHAVETFRATELGLVPPIAIAIVTSPYATTRPFLATVRNARCGAAPLDKQLQARLQHLLSNGAALTQVWGMTETSCVATMFPYGEHDDTGSVGRIIPNVELKLVGDDGREIRDYGVRGEICVRGPTVTPGYFDNNTANAESFDSEGWYKTGDIGYCDGETRKWYIVDRKKELIKVRGFQVAPSELEAVLISHPQVVDAAVVGVALPGAEGEFPRAFVVRRPGGEGLRLDERAVREYMESRLARYKALTGGVKFVDAIAKNASGKILKRLLREQSKNELEVSAKI